Genomic DNA from Paenibacillus donghaensis:
GAAGGTTCGGATAACCACAATCGCCAACCGGACATTGGAAAAGGCAGCGAAAATGGCGGAAGCTTACCAGATTCCTTATGTGGCGGGCAGTCTGGAGGAACTGCTGGAGTTAAATGATCTGGATGGGGTATATATTGCACTCAGCAATGAGCTTCATACAGAATGGGCAGTCCGGGCATTGAAGGCGGGGAAGCATGTATTGGTAGAAAAGCCGATGTGCCTACATCCCGAAGAAGCTGAACGGTTACGGCTGGTAAAAGAAAAATCCGCCGCCCTGAAGCTCGCCGAAGGTCTGATGATTGCCTTCCACCCTTGGCAGCAGGCACTCAAATCCATTGTCGACTCCGGGCAATTCGGCCCGCTCTATAAGATCAGTACAAGAATATCCGTACCTGCCAAGGACAGACATGCCGGGAATTACCGCAGTGTCAAGGCTAAGGGGGGAGGCGCTTTTGCCGATCTGGGCTGCTATTGGCTGCAGTTCCTGCAGACCCTTGCCGGTCTTCAGCCCAGTGAGATCAGGGCGCAGTCGGCTTTTGACGGGCCGGAAGGCTGTGATTGGACCTTTCAGGCGGCGCTGCAATATAAGAACGGTCTGGAAGCTGAGTGTCTCACTTCCTTTGAGCTGCCTTTCCGGGCTTCGCATACCCTGTATTTCGAGCATACAGTGCTGACGGTCCCGGATTTCTTCCGGCCAGTCAAAGGGTTCTACAAAATCAAAATACGGCATGATCTTCCGGATAACCGCAGCACCCTGTGTGAATTTGCCGATGAACTACTATGTCAGCCAGTTGAATGCTTTCGCAGAAATGATGAGCGGGCAAAGGGCAGAAAAGCTGGAAGCTACATGGGAACGGGTACACCTGCAATCCCTAATCATGGCCGAGGCGCAGCAGCGCTTGGGTCTATCTATGAAGCAACCCGCCCATAGCCAAAACGTCAAAACAGCGATTCCCGTATACCGGAGAATCGCTGTTTTGGATTAGCGGTCCTGCAAGGAAGGAGACTGCTCTATCCAGGAGCGCTCGTTGTTCATCACATAAATGCCCAGCGCCTGCTCGAAGGAAAGGCCATGATTATAAAAAGCCAGCACCTTCGCGGCGAAGCGCATACTCTTATCTGCGCCGGGTGACTGCAGCAGCTCTGCAGCGAGCTTACGGAAGTCCTTCGGCTTAGCTTCTGCAGCATCTACGGCATCCAGCAGCCCCTTGTGGCTTGGAAAGAGCATCCGGTTATAAGCCAGGATCATCCTCCCGCTGAAGATTACCAGGTTGCTGGCGGTGTGAGCGAGCACGTAGGCGTCGTTCTTCCGGGCCGCTTCTTTGGCGAAATAAAAAGCGTACAGGAAGATATGGGCGCAAAAGTCCCGCAGATTGCGATCCCGGCTTTCTTCAGGGTAGACGGGAATTCGGGCTACCAGTTCGTTCAGCTCCGGGATTCTGGAGAATACAACGTCCGAACCGGTAAAAGCATACCTCGTCGGCTCGTTGCCCCGCTTGGCGGCAAGCTCCAAAAACCGGAGATTGATCACTTTGATATCGGCGTATCCCCCTTCATAGGTGCTGACTTCCCGGTCCAAGTAGGACAGCATATGGTCCCGGTCATATTCTGCATAGGCTTCATCGGTTAATACCAGGTGAACATCCACATCCGAGGTCTCCTTGGCGGTTCCTTGGGCTACCGAACCGCTGGTGATTACCGCCAGGCAGGAAGGGTCCTTCTCAAGCTTCCCCACCAGCTTCTCCAGCGTCTGTCTATGATGCTCATACATCTCTTTCATCCTCCTTAAGGTGCTCATGCACCTTAAGCGTACCCATTGGACAGCTTGCCAGATATGGTCAATTCAGACATTTATGGTTCAATTCCGTAAATCAGCTTGCCTTGATAATAGACGGTGATGCGGTCATTCGCAGCATTGCTGGTGATGGCTGGCTGGAACGAGTAGTCATCGGCCTGGTTGTAATTCGACCAGTTATTGTTGTGAATGCGGAACTGGATGTCCCCGGTTGTGCCGGAAGCTGCGAGTGAGCCTGCACCAGCCGTAAAACCGATCTCCGCATAGGTATCGGCACCTGCAAGCGGCGTAGTCAAGGGGACGATCTCCGTCAGCAGTTTTTCTTTGCCTATGACAGCATAATCAAATTCCAGGGTCTGTGCAGCGCTTCCATCACTGGTATACCAATAACGTATCGTAAGCTCATTCAGCGGAATAGAGGTGCCGGATTCGTTCCTGAGCTGCAGGCTGGCTCTGATCGAGTTGACGGCAGTCCCCGTCTCACCGGCATGGTAGAGCAGTGTGGCTTGAGGGTCGCCCGGCCCCGGTCCTTCCCCGGGTCCGCCAGGATCACCAACAGGGATAAAGGTCACCGGCTTCATAATAGGGTCTAGCATAGCCTGCTTCGGCCCATTCCAGGATGTCCAGTCATCCAGCAG
This window encodes:
- a CDS encoding Gfo/Idh/MocA family protein, whose translation is MKNGCDQPVYKLGILGASNIAVPAMLEPARVVEKVRITTIANRTLEKAAKMAEAYQIPYVAGSLEELLELNDLDGVYIALSNELHTEWAVRALKAGKHVLVEKPMCLHPEEAERLRLVKEKSAALKLAEGLMIAFHPWQQALKSIVDSGQFGPLYKISTRISVPAKDRHAGNYRSVKAKGGGAFADLGCYWLQFLQTLAGLQPSEIRAQSAFDGPEGCDWTFQAALQYKNGLEAECLTSFELPFRASHTLYFEHTVLTVPDFFRPVKGFYKIKIRHDLPDNRSTLCEFADELLCQPVECFRRNDERAKGRKAGSYMGTGTPAIPNHGRGAAALGSIYEATRP
- a CDS encoding cellulose binding domain-containing protein, which gives rise to MLDPIMKPVTFIPVGDPGGPGEGPGPGDPQATLLYHAGETGTAVNSIRASLQLRNESGTSIPLNELTIRYWYTSDGSAAQTLEFDYAVIGKEKLLTEIVPLTTPLAGADTYAEIGFTAGAGSLAASGTTGDIQFRIHNNNWSNYNQADDYSFQPAITSNAANDRITVYYQGKLIYGIEP
- a CDS encoding nucleotidyltransferase domain-containing protein, coding for MYEHHRQTLEKLVGKLEKDPSCLAVITSGSVAQGTAKETSDVDVHLVLTDEAYAEYDRDHMLSYLDREVSTYEGGYADIKVINLRFLELAAKRGNEPTRYAFTGSDVVFSRIPELNELVARIPVYPEESRDRNLRDFCAHIFLYAFYFAKEAARKNDAYVLAHTASNLVIFSGRMILAYNRMLFPSHKGLLDAVDAAEAKPKDFRKLAAELLQSPGADKSMRFAAKVLAFYNHGLSFEQALGIYVMNNERSWIEQSPSLQDR